The window TCACGCGGGCCGGGCACGTCCGGGTGGGGCCCACGGCCGACGGGTCGGGCCTGGTGGTCCGCGTGCCCATTCGCGCGGCGCTGCGGGCCACGCCGGGCGGCGCCGGGGCCGTGCTGGCCCGCGACTTCGGTGGCGAGGCCACCGTCAGCCTGACCGTGACGCCCTATGTCACGCCCCAGTGGGAAGCGGGCGTGCGGGTCAGGGGCGACTACACCTGGACCGACCCCCTGAGCGTGGAACTGGCGCCGGGTGTGCGCGTCAGCGTGCAGGCGCTGGTGGACACGCAGGTGCGGGCGCAGCTGGACCGGGTCACGGCCCAGGTGGAAACGGCAGTCCGTGAGGGCGCCCGGCTGCGCGAGCGGGCGCAGACCCTGTGGACGCGGGCCGCCCAGCCCTGGACCCTGCCCACCCCCGAACCGGCCTACGCCCGCGCCCAGCCCCGCAGCCTCAGCGTGACGCCCATCCGGTTTACCCCGGATGCCCTGAAGCTGACGCTGGGGGCGGCGCTGGACCTGAATGCGGGGCTGGGCCGCCCCCCAGCGGCCTCCTCTGCCGGCCCCCTGCCGGCCCTGAACACGGTGCCCAGCCTCAGAGAGGGGCTGGACCTTCAGGTGCCGGTGCGCCTACCCTACGCCGACCTGTCACGGGCGGCCACGCAGGCGGCGGCGACCCGCACCCTGCCGCTGCCCGTGCCTACCAACCCGGTGCTGCGGGTGCTGGGGGTGACCCTCTCGCCGGCCGGGCCACGCCTGAATGCCGCCGTTCAGGTGCAGGTGACCGGGCCGCTGGGCCTGCGGGTGGGCGCCACGGTGGACGTGCAGGGCACCCCCGCCCTGGACCCAGCCGGCCAGACGCTAACCCTGAAAGACGTGCGCGTGGTCACCCGGCGCGAGGGCGTGACCGGCCGCGTTATCGGCTGGCTGGCCGACGCCCGCGCGCAGGCTTACGTGCAATCGGCGGCACGCTTTGATCTGCGGCCCCAGCTGGAAAGGGC of the Deinococcus betulae genome contains:
- a CDS encoding DUF4403 family protein: MRRLLMPALLTVLMTAPAAAVSTLTVPVTVSLASVQEAANARVPLEFARVDETRSFAGGLLSVKLGGTVTRAGHVRVGPTADGSGLVVRVPIRAALRATPGGAGAVLARDFGGEATVSLTVTPYVTPQWEAGVRVRGDYTWTDPLSVELAPGVRVSVQALVDTQVRAQLDRVTAQVETAVREGARLRERAQTLWTRAAQPWTLPTPEPAYARAQPRSLSVTPIRFTPDALKLTLGAALDLNAGLGRPPAASSAGPLPALNTVPSLREGLDLQVPVRLPYADLSRAATQAAATRTLPLPVPTNPVLRVLGVTLSPAGPRLNAAVQVQVTGPLGLRVGATVDVQGTPALDPAGQTLTLKDVRVVTRREGVTGRVIGWLADARAQAYVQSAARFDLRPQLERARAQLQARLPLTPAPGLVLAGTVRTLSVAGVQVTPEALVVSGQATGDLRATVEMPR